One Streptomyces sp. R28 DNA window includes the following coding sequences:
- a CDS encoding thioester reductase domain-containing protein has translation MLPALVHSHAQTHPNRTAVAVGQERLTYAALDDQVSRLTHRLRGRGIGCGSLVGIHLDRTPDAVVALLAVLAAGGAYTVVEPTDPVREGANRLRAAGPCLVLTSGRYRDELQGLGLDVLDLHEEDPQGTGCAQPAEAAPDNIAYVVHTSGSTGVPKGVMVTHANIAHYTTSLLARLDITEPLGYAHVTTLAADLGNTCLFLALWTGGTLHLVDDATRRDPVGLLRYLQTERVDVLKTTPSHWSVLFRAFGHDGTTRPELRFLLLGGEVMALPLARRVLDSGVTRTLVNHYGPTETTVGIAAQVLRGAADLDAFGDAASVPVGTAFGATRLFVRAEDGRFHERDATGELYVTGPSVTPGYRGDAEATSKAFTGEVDQQFPGVGPAYRTGDKVRADARGVLEFLGRGDRQVKIGGYRVELGHVEAGLRKLPAVTDAIAVHLVRERPMLVAAVRTTGDSADSQPAALREQLRGVLPPYMVPDRVETFDDFPRNDNGKTDQRAVRRLIEERLGSDTGRARTHDVDDPVLEEVCAVWRRHLGHGDFGVHDHFTAVGGSSIDAIQVIADLQAKGYQVSAAAFLAEPTAAALAARITAGADADRSPRANPDEAADDTALSPAQQWFFRQEFAQPDQWNQALLLDIDGAVRPAELATAVADVVALHPMLRTAFRDSGTHRRRGVVEPGPALTTSRLPDGDEDAARHIQDVAAARQAELSLADGTVFKAHLFHGAAQAHLLLVCHHLSIDAVSWRIVVSDLSRRYTERLRGRQPAPAAVTTGFGAWATHLRDHAPALRADLAHWDDLARFPALPDGPSAADDNREGDAQAVWFSLSRTQTEALARAGAATTGTPPHAALLAAFAQALGESEGTTELVIDVESHGRAEFDDTLEVSRAVGWFTSTYPVRVDIVEGDAAATGKAVAAALGEVPRLGIAYGLHAQPRRADVCFNYLGSFALPYGDDLCPTLSRHAVGPVRGADNDRGYGLKLTARIHDGQLVADLSYTPLRHAPERMLQVARATRASLLETAGLAADDGQFVVEQGSSTGLLAQVPAALHCEPPAAATREYGAVVLTGATGFIGAHLLRLLLTRTSGHIHCLVREHPTRSAWQRLRETYGWYRPDDDLDRHSDRITVYAADLAEPGFGLADEDYAVLTREVEAIYHLASDTRLFGDRGSFDRNNTEPVRALIGLATEGRPKDLHHVSTLAVCGTGPDGESAVFSEDSLNIGQSFLNEYERSKYEAERLVRDFAAHGGGGFIYRSGNVTGHSQSGRFQRNGSDNRLVQLLRACIRLGRVPRVGAETLALSPVDTVAEGILEISRSARVRGGTFHVDTPHQVSYEEIFEVLRGLGCAVEDDPAPDFATLFARFIGGGDEQISLAHFWASRPERNVRYDHARTRRLLSHLGVEFEPLDRDWLRAYFTELIQQGEISLTDEK, from the coding sequence ATGCTCCCGGCGCTGGTGCACTCGCACGCGCAGACTCACCCGAACCGCACGGCTGTCGCCGTGGGTCAGGAACGGCTGACCTACGCCGCGCTCGACGACCAGGTGTCCCGGCTGACTCACCGGTTGCGAGGCCGGGGCATCGGCTGTGGTTCTCTCGTGGGCATCCACCTCGACCGCACCCCGGACGCGGTGGTGGCGCTGCTGGCCGTGCTCGCAGCCGGCGGGGCCTACACCGTCGTAGAGCCCACCGACCCGGTGCGAGAGGGGGCGAACCGGCTGCGCGCGGCCGGACCGTGCCTCGTGCTCACGTCGGGGCGCTATCGCGACGAGCTGCAAGGCCTGGGCCTGGACGTCCTGGACCTGCACGAGGAGGACCCGCAGGGCACCGGATGTGCGCAGCCGGCCGAGGCCGCGCCGGACAACATCGCCTACGTCGTCCACACCTCGGGCTCGACCGGCGTCCCCAAGGGCGTCATGGTCACCCACGCCAACATCGCGCACTACACCACATCCCTGCTCGCCCGGCTCGACATCACCGAGCCGCTCGGGTACGCCCATGTGACCACCCTCGCCGCGGACCTCGGCAACACCTGCCTCTTCCTCGCCCTGTGGACGGGTGGCACCCTGCACCTCGTCGACGACGCCACCCGTCGCGACCCGGTGGGGCTGCTGCGCTATCTGCAGACCGAGCGCGTCGACGTGCTCAAGACGACACCGTCGCACTGGAGCGTGCTGTTCCGGGCCTTCGGCCACGACGGGACGACCCGGCCCGAGCTGCGCTTCCTGTTGCTCGGCGGCGAGGTCATGGCCCTGCCCCTGGCCCGTCGAGTCCTGGACTCAGGGGTCACCCGCACCCTGGTGAACCACTACGGCCCCACCGAGACGACGGTGGGAATCGCCGCGCAGGTACTGCGCGGCGCGGCCGACCTGGACGCGTTCGGCGACGCCGCGTCGGTCCCTGTCGGCACCGCGTTCGGCGCGACCCGCCTCTTCGTCCGCGCCGAGGACGGCCGTTTCCACGAGCGGGACGCCACGGGCGAGCTGTACGTCACCGGCCCCTCCGTCACGCCGGGCTACCGGGGCGACGCCGAGGCCACCTCGAAGGCCTTCACAGGTGAAGTCGACCAGCAGTTCCCCGGAGTCGGCCCGGCCTACCGCACCGGCGACAAGGTGCGAGCCGACGCCCGGGGTGTCCTGGAATTCCTGGGCCGCGGCGACCGCCAGGTCAAGATCGGCGGCTACCGGGTCGAACTCGGGCACGTCGAGGCGGGTCTGCGCAAGCTGCCCGCGGTGACCGACGCGATCGCCGTCCACCTCGTCCGGGAGCGGCCGATGCTGGTCGCGGCCGTACGGACCACCGGGGACTCCGCGGACTCGCAACCGGCCGCGCTGCGGGAGCAGTTGCGCGGCGTCCTGCCGCCGTACATGGTCCCGGACCGGGTCGAGACCTTCGACGACTTCCCGCGCAACGACAACGGCAAGACCGACCAGCGCGCGGTCCGCCGGCTGATCGAGGAGAGACTGGGCAGCGACACCGGGCGCGCCCGCACCCACGACGTGGACGACCCCGTCCTGGAGGAGGTGTGCGCGGTATGGCGCCGCCACCTGGGCCACGGCGACTTCGGCGTCCACGACCACTTCACGGCGGTCGGCGGCAGCTCCATCGACGCGATCCAGGTCATCGCGGACCTCCAGGCCAAGGGCTACCAGGTGTCGGCCGCGGCGTTCCTCGCCGAGCCCACGGCTGCGGCGCTCGCGGCTCGGATCACCGCGGGCGCGGACGCCGACCGGTCACCGCGGGCCAACCCTGACGAGGCCGCGGACGACACGGCGCTGTCCCCGGCCCAGCAGTGGTTCTTCCGCCAGGAGTTCGCCCAGCCCGACCAGTGGAACCAGGCCCTGCTCCTGGACATCGACGGCGCGGTGCGGCCGGCCGAACTCGCCACGGCCGTAGCCGACGTGGTGGCCCTGCACCCCATGCTGCGCACCGCGTTTCGGGACTCCGGGACGCACCGTCGGCGCGGCGTCGTAGAGCCCGGCCCCGCTCTCACCACCTCCCGGCTCCCCGACGGCGACGAGGACGCGGCCCGGCACATCCAAGACGTGGCGGCCGCCCGCCAGGCGGAGCTGTCCCTCGCGGACGGCACAGTGTTCAAGGCGCACCTCTTCCACGGCGCCGCCCAGGCCCACCTGCTGCTGGTCTGCCACCACCTGTCGATCGACGCCGTGTCCTGGCGGATCGTCGTGAGCGACCTCAGCCGCCGCTACACCGAGCGGCTGCGCGGCCGGCAGCCCGCCCCGGCCGCCGTGACCACCGGCTTCGGCGCATGGGCCACGCATCTCAGGGATCACGCCCCCGCACTGCGGGCCGATCTCGCCCACTGGGACGACCTCGCCCGCTTCCCCGCCCTGCCGGACGGCCCTTCGGCCGCCGACGACAACCGTGAGGGCGACGCTCAGGCCGTATGGTTCAGCCTCAGCCGTACCCAGACCGAGGCGTTGGCCCGCGCGGGCGCGGCCACCACCGGCACACCGCCACACGCCGCCCTGCTCGCCGCCTTCGCCCAGGCGCTCGGCGAGTCGGAGGGGACGACCGAGCTCGTCATCGATGTCGAGAGCCACGGCCGCGCGGAGTTCGACGACACCCTGGAAGTCTCCCGCGCCGTCGGCTGGTTCACCTCGACCTACCCCGTCCGCGTCGACATCGTCGAGGGCGACGCGGCGGCCACCGGTAAGGCGGTGGCCGCCGCCCTGGGCGAAGTGCCCCGCCTCGGCATCGCCTACGGACTCCACGCTCAGCCGCGCCGCGCCGACGTGTGCTTCAACTACCTCGGCTCGTTCGCGCTGCCGTACGGCGACGACCTGTGCCCCACGCTCTCGCGGCATGCGGTGGGCCCGGTGCGCGGCGCGGACAACGACCGCGGCTACGGCCTCAAGCTGACGGCCCGCATCCACGACGGGCAGCTCGTCGCCGACCTCTCCTACACTCCGCTGCGCCACGCCCCCGAGCGGATGCTCCAAGTGGCCCGCGCCACCCGCGCCAGTCTCTTGGAGACGGCCGGACTCGCCGCCGACGACGGGCAATTCGTGGTGGAGCAGGGATCCAGCACCGGGCTGCTCGCCCAGGTGCCGGCCGCCCTGCACTGCGAGCCACCGGCCGCGGCCACCCGGGAGTACGGTGCCGTGGTGCTCACCGGGGCCACCGGATTCATCGGTGCCCATCTGCTGCGCCTTCTGCTGACCCGTACCAGCGGGCACATCCACTGCCTTGTTCGCGAGCACCCGACGCGGTCGGCTTGGCAGCGTCTGCGGGAGACCTACGGCTGGTACCGCCCGGACGACGACCTCGACCGCCATAGCGACCGCATCACCGTGTACGCCGCGGACCTGGCCGAACCCGGTTTCGGGCTTGCGGACGAGGACTACGCGGTGCTCACTCGCGAGGTCGAGGCGATCTACCATCTCGCCAGCGATACCCGGCTGTTCGGGGACCGGGGCTCCTTCGACCGGAACAACACCGAACCGGTGCGAGCCCTGATCGGCCTGGCGACCGAAGGCCGCCCGAAGGACCTGCACCACGTCTCCACCCTCGCGGTCTGCGGCACCGGCCCGGACGGCGAGTCCGCCGTCTTCTCCGAGGACAGTCTGAACATCGGCCAGAGCTTCCTGAACGAGTACGAGCGCAGCAAGTACGAAGCGGAACGCCTGGTCCGCGACTTCGCCGCACACGGGGGCGGCGGGTTCATCTACCGCTCCGGGAACGTCACGGGCCACTCGCAGTCGGGCCGCTTCCAGCGCAACGGCAGCGACAACCGGCTCGTCCAGCTGTTGCGCGCCTGCATACGACTCGGCCGGGTGCCCCGGGTCGGCGCCGAGACGCTCGCGCTGAGCCCGGTGGACACCGTAGCGGAGGGCATCCTCGAGATCTCCCGCAGCGCTCGGGTGCGGGGCGGCACGTTCCATGTCGACACCCCCCACCAGGTGTCGTACGAGGAGATATTCGAGGTGCTGCGTGGGCTGGGCTGCGCCGTCGAGGACGACCCGGCGCCCGATTTCGCCACGTTGTTCGCCCGCTTCATCGGAGGCGGCGACGAGCAGATCTCACTCGCGCACTTCTGGGCGAGCCGCCCGGAACGCAACGTGCGGTACGACCACGCACGCACCCGGCGCCTTCTCTCCCACCTCGGCGTGGAGTTCGAGCCGCTGGACCGCGACTGGTTGCGCGCCTACTTCACCGAATTGATCCAGCAGGGCGAGATCTCTCTCACCGACGAAAAGTAA